The nucleotide sequence CCTGGGCCTGTTCCAACCCTTCACGTAAAACCTTCTGCAGaagtttttctgccttttccctttCATTAGCAACTTTCTCCTCCATTTTAGCTAAGCAATGATGAGAATCCTTCAGGAAACCTTGGCCTGGAAGTGCTCTCTGTGTATTTTTGGAATCAGACAGCAAGTCTCCAAGAGAAGAACTGCGAAGTTTGAGACCTGAAGTGCTTTCTGCAGACTCTTTCTTCTCAGTAGTTGCTTGTACACTCTCATTGCCTGTTTCTGTAGCTAAGGAAGTCTCTGTCTCTTCTGCTGAAGTTTGCTGTTCCTTCTCGGCAGAGgttctcccatttccttcttcAGTTTCAACTGTTGGGGATGTGAACTCTGCTACTTCTCTGGCTGCGATCCCGTTCACCGGGAGCTTGGAGCTGCCAGACTCCAGGTCTTCGCAGCCCTCAGCTTCCAGGTCACCATGGCTGGAGTTCATTGTGGCTAGCATTTTTTCCGACAGAATCTTAGGAGGAACAGGAGGCTTTGTAACATCTGCAGTGACAATCTCAGCAAGGTTGTCTTTGCTACTACCTCCTGATGATTTCAAGTCTGTGTTTTTAGGATCAGGGACTGGTTGGTCCCAAGCTACTTTTAGCTTGTCTGGCACACTCTTAGGAAGAGGAATTGGAGCTTTTGCTACACCCCTGTTGCTGACCTCAGTGAGGTTCTCTCTGTTCTCCTCACCTGGTGCTTGGGATCCTTCCACATTCTCCTCTGGACTTAGGGAGTCCTTCTCCTTGGCATTTACATTGTCCTTTGATGCTATGTCTCCCTTAAGCTTCTTTTCTGGAGGCATCGGAGGAGACAGAGGTGTTTTATGTTCCTGGTCAGGAACATTGTTCTCTGcatcttggttttcttttgtgcCAGTGGGTTTTATAGGTGGCATTGGCGGCTTTGGAGTTTCTTTCTGAGGTGGCGCATTGTCATTTTCGCTGATAGTGGAATCAGAGTTTGGTGGTCCATTGTCCACTACATCCAGATCTAGTCGCAGGATACCATCTGATGTAGACTTGGCAGCCTGAAACACAAGAGAGAACTTTTTCAACATCTATCCCATCGTTAATCCTGTGCTCCATCCTTTAACTTCAAGTTAAAATACAAGACCCTCACAACCAGCATGGCAAGCGAGGAGTTGCTGTTTCACACATCCACCCCATTTATACTTTTAAATCTGTTGAAAATGCAAGGAGAATCTGACCACAAACTCGGTGCTCTTAAGAGCAGCTTTTTCTATAGCTCAAGAGCAATCTATGGAGCTTGCACTTCTTCCATGCAGCACCACCCTGTGCTACCCTCTAAGAGCAGCAGCCAGCTCTACCAGCATTAATCTAATAAGTGAAACCCAATGTGATCTGCTATGCTAAAATTCAATGAGCTATGATAATCACAAATACCAAACATTTCACCCAACAAAGAAGAAAGTCGTGTCAAATCACGTACATTGCAGTAAATCTTGAATGCATCGTGAAGCACTTCCATCCCTCTGCATAGCCCTGCTTTTTCCCCAGACCAACACGTTACGTGAACGTCATGAGCATTTTGCTGCCAAGTTATTTTCTGCCTGATAGTGCAGCAACTTGCATGAGAATACCAAAGACAGTAACCATAAGCAGTCAAGAATTAGGACAAAAGCACAGAACCTATTTTACTACTTCCTTTGAGAAGAACATCTCAAAAGTCTGTACCACGATAACTTTATTTCTTAGTTTTCCTGTCAGTGCTAAGCATTGAGCTCTGccatattttaattctttattctGTGGTAGCTGGAACCCTCTACTCCCTTCA is from Strix aluco isolate bStrAlu1 chromosome 12, bStrAlu1.hap1, whole genome shotgun sequence and encodes:
- the PLEKHO2 gene encoding pleckstrin homology domain-containing family O member 2; the protein is MEQDTKEEVSEKPKSAPTAEKYGWIKKSSGGLLGLWKDRYIQLRKTQLVVFEDEDEQKCIETVELESYDKCQELRALLKKKNRFILIHSPGKKVHDIKFQAPTLEEKESWIKALNEGINRGKNKVFDEVKVDESLSLDHVTRDRVKMTHGRRPPTRSHLKEAAKSTSDGILRLDLDVVDNGPPNSDSTISENDNAPPQKETPKPPMPPIKPTGTKENQDAENNVPDQEHKTPLSPPMPPEKKLKGDIASKDNVNAKEKDSLSPEENVEGSQAPGEENRENLTEVSNRGVAKAPIPLPKSVPDKLKVAWDQPVPDPKNTDLKSSGGSSKDNLAEIVTADVTKPPVPPKILSEKMLATMNSSHGDLEAEGCEDLESGSSKLPVNGIAAREVAEFTSPTVETEEGNGRTSAEKEQQTSAEETETSLATETGNESVQATTEKKESAESTSGLKLRSSSLGDLLSDSKNTQRALPGQGFLKDSHHCLAKMEEKVANEREKAEKLLQKVLREGLEQAQEGNGPPVMAETLLNEAVEQLRQATQVLQEIKGLGELKKEATQKQKEKQKDLVTLYRRSAP